The Daphnia carinata strain CSIRO-1 chromosome 1, CSIRO_AGI_Dcar_HiC_V3, whole genome shotgun sequence sequence CACGACTTTCATTGTTGCAACGATTTGTAGAGTTAACTCGAGAGCTGAAGAACTTATGTCGATGTAGCCCAAATCCATGCCATTTTATACTAAATAATCATCATGGCTTTTGCTTCTGTCCTCTTTTTGAATATATACACCCATCGATGGTTGCTGTAAAAAGCCACAAAACCTTGAACGACGATCTGGAggacgaacaaaaaaagacaccACCCCTAACCTTCCCCGTTTAATTTCTGGATCAGACCTTACTTTagtaaatgaaataaaagaattgtttttttctgtgacgacaaaatgatgatgatgatgaagaataAGGGTATATCCCTTATATGGTTGGCACTTTCTTATCAAATATGTTATTTGAAACGCGTAGTGATCCACATTGCACACGCAAAACAGAGAACGGATGCCGTTTCAAACCTATCCGTATTAGCCTTATTTGTCACACTGGACGCATTTAAGGTCCTTTGCTACAATATTTGTTTATGGAAATATTTATCCTGCAACtgcccaggatcgaactgagaaCCTGTTGCGTGGGAAACAACCGTGAAAACCATTATACTACAGAAGCTTATAAACAGATTTGAACTCTATCAACTATATCCTACTTCTACACTTTAATTACCTAAATTAAAAGCAAACTGCGGTGgcacataaaagaaaaacacattatcaaaatgaaaacacctAAGCGACGCATATGTGTTGATATTCCAAATGTACCATAAAAACGATTCGTCGAATGCTCTATGAAAGATGCGCATGAATTTCCTATTGGATGTGATCGATGCACTTTTGTTACAAGAATTTCTTTGGTATATCATGCAAAACGAAGCCATCGCAATCTCCAGTTCAACAGACTGTTATGCGAAACCGAGACCAATTCGCTTCTTCTTAGACATGCCACGTCGGTACACatatgaaacaagaaaaccgaATCTTCAAATGCAAACgatttattgaattttaaaacgaaaggTTACAGCGTACCAATTTTCATGGTCATTGGAATGATTTTGAAACAGACCATTTAAACAAAAGTGACGTGGAATGAAAAGATTAAAACAAACGGTAACAATCATGCAGACGTGCACAGGTATTTCGAGAAATCgattttgtctttcttttaacCGGAGTACCCAAAGCCACGGTGACCTCCATAACTACCATAGCCCCAACTTCCGTATCCGCTGGGGTAGCCACCATAGCCATAGCTTTTGGTATTTCCATAGCCATAGCTTTTGGTATTTCCATAGCCATATCTTTGGGTACTTCCATAGCCTCCATATCCTCCGGTACTTCCATAGCCTCCATATACTCCGGTCCTTCCATAGCCTCCATAGCTTCGACGTTGATGTTCCGCAGCCTCCAAATCAGAGGCAAGCGCTCCGTCTTCAACTGAACGACGTTGGCGGCCCCATCCGTATGTTCCGCGATATCCGCCACCATATGGGTTATATCCACTGCGGTATCCTCCATAGTACCAACCGCGCCTGGATTCGGCAGCATCCAAATCAGATACCTCTGCTACCGCGTCCGTTTCAACGGCGGCGGCAAGCGCCATTAGGCATGCAAGTACGATCTGGTTTAATCAATCGAATTATAGTAAGCATATACTGTAAGTAAATTTATGAGAgctaaaataattattttaaatgaaaagcGCTACTTTTATCttagaaaagaaatcaaaaatctTACCACGACTTTCATTGTTGCAACGTTTTGAAGAGACAACTCGAGAGCTGAAGAACTGATGTCGATGGAGCCCAAATCCATGCCATTTTATACTAAATCATCATCACggcttttgtttctgttctcTTTCTGAACATCTACACCGATCGAGATGGTTGCTGTAAAAGCCACAAAACCTTGAACGGCGATCTGGAGGACGAACAACCAAAGACACCACCCCTAACCTTGCCCTTTTAATTTCTGCACCATACCTTACTTTagtaaacgaataaaaaaattgctttttctttgacgACTTTGGCAaaataatgatgatgatgaagaataAGGGTATATCCCTTATATGGTTGGCACTTTCTTATCAAACATGTTTATTTCATACGCGTAGTGCTCCACGGTGACACGCAAAACAGAGAACGGATTGCTCATTAAACTTTCCCCGTTACCGACTCACCGTCACACCCACGCGAAGAATCTCTTATCTTATAGAGAGCTGTTTAAACAGTACGAGTATCCAAAACCTTGAAgcataaatgaagaaaaacggGGAAGCCCCTCTGCTTCCACGGTCGTTCCCCAATCCTCTTTAGTGACACACTTGAATATGAAGGTGATCGTGAAGGAAAGACTGCCaatgaataaaacaagttGTTCTTCTCGCTCCTCTTCAAAAACGTGTGTTCCCATGAAATCATGCATGTTAAAGGCTAAAATACAACGCCTCAAAATTTCCCAACAGTTTGATATGCTGCAAGAATCCAACAGGAAAAGGATATGTGATTGATGAAATCTAGAAAATGTTCTTCCAACTTTATTCGTGCTCGAAGGTTAAATTCATTGCAGCTTATAAGTACTCTGGGAAACGTTCATAAGCAAGTGGTTAATATTGCGCCGGAATTGGCCAATTTGCCCACTATACATGTTGAGAGACTTATTCCAACTCTGCCCACCATATCCTACTTCAACAGTTTAACTACATAGATCAAAAGCAAGCTGCGGTGGCACATAAGAAAAACACgttatcataaaaaaaaatgcctaaaCGACGCATTTGTGCTTATGTTCCAAATATACCATAGAAACGAGTCGTCGAATGCTCTATGAAAGATGCGCATGAATTTCCAATTGGAGGTGTTCGATGCACTTATGTTTACAAGCATTTCATTGGCAAATCATGCAAAACGAAGCCACCGCAATTTCCAGTTTAACAGACGGTTATACGAAATCGAGACCAATTCGCTGCGTCTTAGATATGCCACGTCCGTACAcataagcaaaaagaaaatcgaatctTAAAAATGCAAACcctttattgaattttaaaacgaaGGGTTACAGCGTGCCAATTTTACCAAACAGTAACAATCATGCAGACATGCACAGATATTtcgagaaacaatttttttttcttttaaccggAGTACCCAAATCCACGGTGGCCTCCATAACTACCATAGCCCCAACCTCCGTATCCGCTGCGATAGCCATCATAGCCATAGCTTTTGGTATTTCCATAGTCATAGCTTTTGGTATTTCCATAGCCATAGCTTTTGGTATTTCCGTAGCCATTGCTTTTGGTACTTCCATAGCCTCCATATCCTCCGGTACTTCCATAGCCTCCATATACTCCGGTCCTTCCATAGCCTCCATAACCTCCGGTACTTCCATAGCCTCCATATGTTCGACGCTGATGTTCCGCAGCTTCCAAATCAGCAGCAAGCGCTCCATCTTCAACTGAACGACGTTGGCGGCCCCATCCGTATGTTCCACGATATCCGCCACCATATGGGTTATATCCACTGCGGTATCCTCCATAGTACCCACCGCGCCTGTATTCGGCAACATCCAAATCAGAGGCCTCTACTACTGCGTCCGTCTCAACGGCGGCGGCAAACGCCATTAGGCATGCAAGTACGATCTGATTTAATCAATCGAATTATAGTAAACATAAAAGTAAACTTATGAGAgctaaaataattattttaaattaaaagctTACCACGACTTTCATTGTTACAACGATTTGAAGAGTTAACTCGAGAGCTGAAGAACTGATGTCGATGGAGCACAATTCCATGCCATTTTATACTAAATCATCATCAGGGCTTTTGTTTCTGTCCTCCTTCTGAATATCTACACCCGCCGATGATTGCTGTAAAAAGCCACAAAACCTTGAACGACGATATGgaggacaaacaaaaaaagacaccTACCCTAACCTTCCCCGTTTAATATCAGGATCAGAGCTTACTTTAGTACATGAAATaaaagtattgtttttttctgtgacGACTTTgacaaaatgatgatgatgaagaataAGGGTGTATCCCTTATATGGTTGGCACTTTCTTATCAGACATGTTATTTCAAACGCGTAGTGATCCACGTTGCACACGCAAAACAGAGAACGGATTCCTTTGCAAACCTTATTCGTATTAACCGTATCTGTCACACTGGCCGCATTTACGGTCCTTTAGTTCAATATTTACTTATGGAACTACCTTTCCTGCATCTGCCCAGGATCGTACTGAGAACCTGTTGCGTGTGAAACAACCGTGAAAACCATTATACTACAGATGCTTATAAAATGATTTGAACTCTACCAACCATATCCTACTTCTACACTTTAACTACCTTCATGAAAAGCAAACTGTGGTGGcccataaagaaaaacacattatCATGATGAAAACACCTAAACGACGCATATGTGTTTATGTTCCAAATTTACCATAAAAACGAGTCGTCAAATGCTCTGTGAAAGATGCGCATGAATTTCCAATTGGAGGTGATGGATGCACTTATGTTTACAAGCATTTCTTTGGCAAGTCATGCAAAACGAAGCCTTTGTAATCTCCAGTTCAACAGACTGTTGTGCGAAACCGAGACCAATTCGCTTCGTCTTAGGCATGCCACTTCCGTACACATAAGCAACAAGAAAACCGAATCTTAAAAATGCAAAcgttttattgaattttaaaacgaaaggTTACAGCGTACCAATTTTCATGGTCATTGGGATAATTTTGAAACATACCACTTAAACAAAAGTAATGTGGAAAGAAAAGACTAAAACAAACAGTAACAGTCATGCAGACATGGACAGATATTtcgaaaaattgattttttctttcctttaaaCGGAGTACCCAAAGGCACGGTGACCTCCATAACTACCATAGCCCCAACTTCCGTATCCGCTGGGATAGCCACCATAGCCATAGCTTTTGGTATTTCCATAGCCATAGCTTTTGGTATTTCCATAGCCATAGCTTTTGGTACTTCCATAGCCTCCATATCCTCCGGTACTTCCATAGCCTCCATATCCTCCGGTCCTTCCATAGCCTCCATAGCCTCTGGTGTTTCCATAGCCTCCATAACCTCCGGTACTTCCATAGCCTCCATAGCTTCGACTCTGATGTTCCGCAGCCTCCAAATCAGAGGCAAGCGCTCCGTCTTCAACTGAACGACGGTGGCGGCCCCATCTGTATGTTCCGCGATATTCGCCACCATATGGTCCATATCCCTTGCGGTATGTTCCATAGTACCCACTGCGCCTGTTGTATTCGGCAACATCCAAATCAGATGCCTCTACTACTGCGTCCGTCTCAACGGCGGCGGCAAGCGCCATTAGGCATGCAAGTACGATCTGGTTCAATCAATCGAATTATAGTAAGCATATAAGTAAACTTATGAGTgctaaaataattatttaaattaaaagcgCTACTTTTGTCTtagaaaaggaataaaaagtCTTACCACGACTTTCattgttgcaacgatctgAAGAGTTAACTCGAGAGCTGAAGAACTGATGTCGATGGAGCCCAAATCCATGTCATTTTATACTAAATCATCATcacggtttttgtttttgtcctgTTTCTGAACATCTACACCGACCGAGGTGGTTGCTGTAAAAAGCCACAAAACCTTGAACGACGATCTGGag is a genomic window containing:
- the LOC130691062 gene encoding TATA-binding protein-associated factor 2N-like, which encodes MDLGSIDISSSALELTLQIVATMKVVIVLACLMALAAAVETDAVVEASDLDVAEYNRRSGYYGTYRKGYGPYGGEYRGTYRWGRHRRSVEDGALASDLEAAEHQSRSYGGYGSTGGYGGYGNTRGYGGYGRTGGYGGYGSTGGYGGYGSTKSYGYGNTKSYGYGNTKSYGYGGYPSGYGSWGYGSYGGHRAFGYSV